Proteins encoded within one genomic window of Legionella sp. PC997:
- a CDS encoding glutathione S-transferase family protein gives MGLLVDGQWHDVWYDTSKTGGAFKREPSQFHSGISNEPNSRFPAEKNRYHLYVSLACPWAHRTLIFRKLKKLEDYIDVSIVHPHMLEKGWTFKQEMGATGDTLYGLNYLYELYVKANQNYTGRVTVPVLWDKKEQTIVSNESAEIIRQFNQEFNHLTGDNQDFYPESLRTEIDALNDRIYHAINNGVYRCGFATTQKAYEEAYIQLFLLLDELDERLRHQKYLLGAQVTEADWRFFTTLIRFDAVYYSHFKTNQQRISDYQGIQPYLERLYNHPGVRDTVNFLHIKQHYYFSHKNINPTQIVPLGPKLNFDF, from the coding sequence ATGGGACTTCTCGTTGATGGTCAGTGGCATGATGTCTGGTACGATACGTCTAAAACAGGAGGGGCATTCAAACGAGAACCGAGCCAATTTCATTCGGGGATAAGTAATGAGCCCAATTCTCGCTTTCCAGCTGAAAAAAACCGTTATCATTTATATGTATCGCTTGCTTGTCCATGGGCGCACCGGACTTTAATTTTCAGAAAACTCAAAAAACTTGAAGATTATATTGATGTTTCCATAGTGCATCCGCACATGCTTGAAAAGGGATGGACGTTTAAACAAGAAATGGGAGCTACTGGAGATACTCTTTATGGATTGAACTATTTATATGAACTTTATGTGAAAGCAAACCAAAATTACACTGGCCGAGTTACTGTTCCTGTTTTATGGGATAAAAAGGAACAAACTATCGTTAGTAATGAATCAGCAGAAATTATTCGTCAATTCAATCAAGAGTTTAACCATTTAACAGGTGATAATCAGGACTTTTACCCAGAATCACTCCGAACGGAAATAGATGCATTGAATGACCGAATTTATCATGCCATTAACAATGGAGTTTATCGTTGTGGATTTGCAACAACTCAAAAGGCCTATGAAGAGGCATACATCCAATTATTTCTTTTACTGGATGAACTGGATGAACGACTACGTCACCAAAAATACTTACTGGGTGCACAGGTAACTGAGGCTGATTGGCGCTTTTTTACCACCTTAATTCGTTTTGATGCAGTGTATTACAGTCATTTCAAGACCAATCAGCAGCGAATTAGTGATTATCAAGGGATACAGCCCTATTTAGAAAGACTCTACAATCATCCTGGAGTGCGTGACACCGTAAACTTTTTACATATCAAGCAACACTATTATTTTAGTCACAAGAACATAAATCCAACACAAATTGTACCCTTAGGACCGAAACTTAACTTTGATTTTTAA
- a CDS encoding aconitate hydratase: MNVTEKIIKAHLLEGKMEPGKEIALKMDQTLCQDATGTLVMLELEAIGLERTHAEISVQYVDHNLIQEDNKNPDDHLFLASAARRFGFYFSRPGNGISHAVHMQNFGKPGKTLTGSDSHTCAAGSMGMVAIGSGGLEVALAIAGYPLYIKMPKVMGIHLTGALPPWVSAKDVILEMLRRYNVKGGVGYILEYYGEGLKHLSAMDRHVIANMGAELGATTTVFPSDEITKEFLESQGRKNDWIELIADPKASYDEHTEINLSKLIPLIAKPTSPGNVVPVAEIAGEEVYQTYIGSSANPGYRDFAIAAEIVKGRTIHPNVSFDINPSSRTILEELVRDGYLGTLIHSGARIHQAGCNGCIGMGQAPATEKNSLRTVPRNFPGRSGTEEDKVFLCSPETAAASALTGVITDPTTLDIPYPEIKIPQKRILNPACFEAPLPLEEAKKVELVKGPNIVTLPELAPLPNSFRIPVLLKAGDNISTDEISPAGAKFLPFRSNIPKISEFIFIRVDPTYAKRTRKHQDGHVIIGGDNYGQGSSREHAALAPRYLGLQVVIAKSFARIHWQNLINFGILPLVFKNPNDYDEIHLEDIVAINNLPHILDKTLFTITVNDREIEVIQTLSKRQIELLIEGGLINWVRKDLKSRV, encoded by the coding sequence ATGAATGTAACGGAAAAGATCATCAAAGCACATCTTCTAGAAGGCAAAATGGAGCCTGGTAAAGAAATTGCCTTAAAAATGGATCAAACTTTGTGTCAAGATGCTACAGGAACACTAGTCATGCTTGAATTGGAAGCCATTGGACTTGAACGTACCCACGCTGAAATATCAGTTCAATACGTAGATCACAATTTAATTCAAGAAGACAATAAAAATCCTGACGATCATCTTTTTCTTGCAAGCGCAGCCAGAAGATTTGGGTTTTACTTTAGCCGTCCCGGAAATGGAATTAGTCATGCCGTACACATGCAAAATTTTGGAAAGCCGGGTAAAACACTCACCGGTTCAGACAGTCACACCTGTGCTGCAGGTTCTATGGGAATGGTTGCAATTGGTTCAGGTGGGTTGGAAGTCGCACTCGCCATTGCCGGTTATCCCCTGTATATCAAAATGCCTAAGGTTATGGGTATTCATTTAACAGGTGCCTTACCCCCCTGGGTTAGTGCAAAAGATGTCATTTTAGAAATGCTCCGTCGTTATAATGTTAAAGGGGGAGTTGGGTACATATTGGAATATTATGGAGAAGGATTAAAACATTTAAGTGCCATGGATCGACATGTAATTGCTAATATGGGTGCCGAGTTAGGAGCCACGACTACCGTTTTTCCATCAGACGAGATCACTAAGGAATTCTTAGAAAGTCAAGGTCGTAAAAACGACTGGATAGAACTAATCGCAGATCCCAAGGCTTCCTATGATGAACATACAGAAATCAATTTATCGAAATTAATCCCCCTCATCGCAAAACCAACCAGCCCAGGTAATGTAGTACCCGTCGCTGAAATAGCAGGGGAAGAGGTCTATCAAACCTATATTGGTTCTTCTGCCAATCCTGGATATCGAGATTTTGCAATTGCAGCTGAAATCGTCAAAGGCCGGACAATCCATCCAAATGTATCTTTTGATATCAATCCAAGTTCGCGAACAATTTTAGAGGAATTGGTCCGAGATGGATATTTAGGAACTCTTATTCATTCTGGAGCCCGCATCCATCAGGCAGGCTGCAATGGGTGTATTGGGATGGGACAAGCTCCTGCAACCGAAAAAAATAGCTTACGAACGGTACCGCGAAATTTTCCGGGCCGTTCGGGAACAGAAGAAGATAAAGTATTCCTTTGTAGCCCTGAAACTGCCGCTGCTTCCGCTTTGACAGGAGTAATTACCGATCCAACTACTTTGGACATACCTTACCCAGAAATAAAAATCCCTCAGAAAAGAATATTAAATCCAGCATGTTTCGAAGCCCCCTTGCCTTTAGAGGAGGCAAAAAAAGTAGAGCTCGTGAAAGGTCCAAATATAGTAACGTTGCCAGAGTTAGCACCCTTGCCAAATTCATTTAGAATACCCGTACTTCTTAAGGCAGGAGATAATATTTCTACGGACGAAATCTCTCCTGCAGGAGCAAAATTTCTTCCTTTCAGAAGTAATATTCCTAAAATAAGTGAATTTATCTTTATTCGGGTCGACCCAACTTATGCAAAACGTACTCGCAAACATCAAGATGGGCATGTAATTATAGGAGGAGACAATTACGGTCAAGGCTCAAGCCGTGAACATGCGGCTTTAGCTCCTCGCTATTTAGGTTTGCAAGTCGTCATTGCAAAAAGTTTTGCTCGCATCCATTGGCAAAATCTGATTAATTTTGGCATTCTACCTTTGGTTTTTAAAAATCCTAACGATTATGATGAAATCCATTTAGAAGATATTGTTGCGATCAATAACTTACCCCATATCTTAGACAAAACATTATTCACAATAACCGTTAATGATAGAGAAATAGAAGTAATACAAACTCTGTCCAAACGTCAAATCGAACTGCTTATTGAGGGTGGATTAATTAATTGGGTGAGAAAGGATCTAAAGAGTAGAGTATAG